Proteins from a genomic interval of Kribbella aluminosa:
- a CDS encoding DUF3000 domain-containing protein, producing the protein MGARKQVDAPPAEFAEAVSQLRGARFRPEVFVEEMPAPQRIAPHAAAVSADVTVDGDDVATGRLVVLYDPAGNDAWQSTFRCVAYVRAAVEPEMVTDALLGGVGWTWLMEALADRGADFLAPSGTVTRVVSESFGGMADDDATAEIEIRASWSPVPGAGGLVDVTRHAEAWGEVLCTAAGLPPVPPGVVAMPTRRGQRGR; encoded by the coding sequence ATGGGTGCCCGCAAGCAGGTCGACGCGCCACCCGCGGAGTTCGCCGAGGCAGTCTCGCAGTTACGGGGTGCCCGGTTCCGGCCCGAGGTTTTCGTCGAGGAGATGCCCGCACCGCAGCGGATCGCACCGCATGCGGCGGCGGTCAGCGCGGACGTGACGGTCGACGGTGACGATGTCGCCACCGGCCGCCTGGTCGTCCTCTACGATCCCGCGGGGAACGACGCCTGGCAGTCGACCTTCCGCTGTGTCGCATACGTGCGCGCCGCCGTCGAACCGGAGATGGTGACCGACGCGCTGCTCGGCGGCGTGGGCTGGACCTGGCTGATGGAGGCGCTCGCGGACCGCGGCGCCGACTTCCTGGCACCGAGCGGTACCGTGACCAGGGTGGTATCGGAGAGCTTCGGCGGGATGGCCGACGACGACGCGACCGCGGAGATCGAGATCCGCGCGTCCTGGAGCCCGGTGCCGGGCGCCGGCGGACTGGTCGACGTGACCCGGCACGCCGAGGCCTGGGGTGAAGTGCTGTGTACGGCGGCCGGTCTGCCGCCCGTTCCGCCGGGGGTGGTCGCGATGCCGACCCGGCGTGGACAGCGGGGCCGATGA